Below is a window of Streptomyces sp. WMMB303 DNA.
CGCCAGATATCGCACGGCGCGGCCGAGGAAGGCGCGGTCCGCGCGGGCCACCTCGCGGATGCTGGGGTACATCGTGGTGATGCGGTCGCCGACCTGCTGGTCGACGTCGTAGTAGTCCTTGCCGCCCAGCCAGTAGTTCCACACCCTGGCGTTCTGCGCGACGTGCGCGACGGGGGGCGGCTCTCCCGGCGGGTCGCTGCGTTCGCTCACGTTGGCGCCCTCTCCACTCGACGGCTGCACTCGAGCTGGCACCGAGTCTAGGCGGCCCCGCCGGTACTCCGGCAGCGCAGCGCGGCGGAAGACTCGGGTGGACGGCCCCGGCCGGGAGGGGTTGAGGGTTGGCGGTTCCTCCAGCCGGAGCTGGCAGATGCTATAGGAAGAGCGCTCACGCATTGCAGATGCGAGCGCAGAACCCATACGTTGACGCACATGCAGTCGTACACCATCGGGCAGGCCGCACGCCTGCTCGGCGTCAGTCCGGACACGGCCAGACGCTGGGCGGACGCCGGGCGGGTCGCCACCCACCGCGACGAGAGCGGGCGCCGGGTGATCCAGGGACGTGATCTGGCGGCCTTCTCCGTCGCCCTCGGCCGGCACACCGGCGACGACGACGAGGAGACGCCCTACACCTCGGCCCGCAACGCGTTCCCAGGCATCGTCACGGCCATCAAGCTGGGCGACGTCGCGGCGCAGGTCGAGATCCAGGCTGGGCCGCACCGGCTGGTCTCGCTGCTCACCCGGGAGGCCGTGGAGGAGCTGGGGCTGGAGGTCGGCATGCAGGCCACCGCCCGGGTGAAGTCGACGAACGTGCACATCGACCGCCCCTGAGCGCTGCGGGCGCAGCCGTCCAGGCCGCGCCCGCAGCCCCCGACGGCCTCGCACCGTCCCGTCCGTCTCGCCGCACCCGCCGCACCAGGAGTTGCTGAATGCCGTCAGCCGTCTTCCCCCGTCCGACACCCCGCCGGGCGTGCGCCGTGCTCGGCGCCGCCGCCCTGCTCCTCCCCCTCGCCGCGTGCGGCGACGACAGCGCCGACAGCCGCGGCGGCGGGGGACGGACGGAGCTGACGGTGCTCGGCGCCGCGTCCCTCACCGATGTCTTCAAGGCGGCGGGCACGGCGTACGAGAAGGAGCACCCCGGCACCCGGGTGAAGTTCTCCTTCGCCGGTTCGCAGGCGCTGGCGGCGCAGGTCGAGCAGGGCGTGCCCGCGGACGTGCTGGCCACCGCGGACACCACCACCATGCGCGGCGTGCGCAGCGAGACCGGCAAGCCCGCGGTCTTCGCCAGGAACCGGCTGGTCATCGCGACGGGCGAGGGCAACCCGAAGAAGGTGAAGGGCCTGGAGGACCTGACGGACAGCTCGCTCAAGGTGGTGCTGGCCGCACCCGAGGTGCCCGTCGGGCGCTACGGCGAGCAGGTGCTGGAGGCGCAGCGGCTGAAGGTCGAGCCCGTCTCGCAGGAGCCGGACGTCCGGGCCGTGCTCAGCAAGGTGGAGCTCGGCGAGGCGGACGCCGGGCTGGTCTACAAGACCGACGCAGCCACTGTGCCCGGGAAGGTCGACGCCGTCGACATACCCGACCGGCAGAACGCCCTCGCCTCCTACCCCGCCGCCACCCTGAAGAGTTCCGAACACCCCGAGGAGGCCGCCGCGTTCGTCCACTGGCTGAGCACGCCCCCCGCGCAGAAACTGCTGCGCAAGGCCGGCTTCCAGCACCCGTGACCGGCTCGCACCCGCGCACGCGCCGGCCCGGCCCGCACCCGTCCGCGTCCGCACCGGACCCGCGTCCGGTGCGGCGCCCGCGTCTCGGCAGGCGCCGCACCGGGCGCCGGACACCGCTCGTGCTGGCGGTGCCGGCGCTGCTGGCGACGGGCTTCCTGCTGGTGCCGCTGCTCGGCATCCTGACGCGCACGGAGTGGCGGGCGCTCGGCACCCACCTGGGCAGCGAGGGCGTCACCGACGCGGTGCGGCTCTCGCTGCTGGTCTCCTTCGGCGCGCTCGCGCTCTCCCTGGTGCTGGGGGTGCCGCTGGCCTGGCTGCTGGCGCGGGTGGACTTCCCCGGCAAGGCCCTGGTCCGGTCGCTGGTGCTGCTGCCGATGGTGCTGCCGCCGACCGTCGGCGGAGTGGCACTGCTGCTCGGCTTCGGCCGGCGGGGACTGCTGGGCCCCTGGCTGGAGGATTCCTTCGGCATCGTCCTGCCGTTCCACACCTCGGGCGCCGTGGTCGCGGCGACGTTCGTGTCGATGCCGTTCCTGGTGATCAGCCTGGAGGGGACGCTCGCGGGACTGCGGCCCGCCTACGAGGAGACGGCCGCCTCGCTGGGAGCCGGGCCGCTTCGGGTGTTCGGCACCGTGACGCTGCCGCTGGTGGCCCCGGGGCTGGCCGCGGGGGCGGCACTGACCTGGGCCCGGGCGCTGGGCGAGTTCGGGGCGACGATCACCTTCGCGGGAAATCTGCCGGAGTCGACGCAGACCCTGCCGCTCCAGGTGTATCTGCTGCTCCAGAACGAGCCGGAGGCGGCGACCTCGGTCTCCCTGCTGCTGCTCGCCCTCGCGATGGCGGTACTGATCGGGCTGCGCGGCCGGTGGACGGGGGCCGGCGGCTCTCCGCACACGGGCGGTGGGCCCCACCGCCTGCCGGGACGGCGGAGGCGGCCGGCCGAGGAGACGCCACCGGCCGCGCCGACCCCCGGCAGCACGCCGCCGCCCGGCACCGGCGGTCCCGGCGCGGGCGTCCCCGCGGCCCGCGAGCCGGGCGACCTCCCGGACCCCGGCGCCCAAGGCGGGAGCTGGCCGCTGCACGCCCGGGTCACCGGGTTCACCGAGCTCACGCTGGTGGCCGCACCCGGCACCACGGTGGCGGTCGTCGGCCCCAACGGAGCGGGCAAGACGACACTGCTGCGGGCCCTCCTCGGCCTGACCCCCCGCGCCCGCGCCGAACTGGCGCTCGGCGACAGCGAGGTCGGCTCGCTGCCCCCGCACCGGCGCGGGGTGGCCTGG
It encodes the following:
- a CDS encoding helix-turn-helix transcriptional regulator, which translates into the protein MQSYTIGQAARLLGVSPDTARRWADAGRVATHRDESGRRVIQGRDLAAFSVALGRHTGDDDEETPYTSARNAFPGIVTAIKLGDVAAQVEIQAGPHRLVSLLTREAVEELGLEVGMQATARVKSTNVHIDRP
- the modA gene encoding molybdate ABC transporter substrate-binding protein; this translates as MPSAVFPRPTPRRACAVLGAAALLLPLAACGDDSADSRGGGGRTELTVLGAASLTDVFKAAGTAYEKEHPGTRVKFSFAGSQALAAQVEQGVPADVLATADTTTMRGVRSETGKPAVFARNRLVIATGEGNPKKVKGLEDLTDSSLKVVLAAPEVPVGRYGEQVLEAQRLKVEPVSQEPDVRAVLSKVELGEADAGLVYKTDAATVPGKVDAVDIPDRQNALASYPAATLKSSEHPEEAAAFVHWLSTPPAQKLLRKAGFQHP
- a CDS encoding ABC transporter permease, with translation MRRPRLGRRRTGRRTPLVLAVPALLATGFLLVPLLGILTRTEWRALGTHLGSEGVTDAVRLSLLVSFGALALSLVLGVPLAWLLARVDFPGKALVRSLVLLPMVLPPTVGGVALLLGFGRRGLLGPWLEDSFGIVLPFHTSGAVVAATFVSMPFLVISLEGTLAGLRPAYEETAASLGAGPLRVFGTVTLPLVAPGLAAGAALTWARALGEFGATITFAGNLPESTQTLPLQVYLLLQNEPEAATSVSLLLLALAMAVLIGLRGRWTGAGGSPHTGGGPHRLPGRRRRPAEETPPAAPTPGSTPPPGTGGPGAGVPAAREPGDLPDPGAQGGSWPLHARVTGFTELTLVAAPGTTVAVVGPNGAGKTTLLRALLGLTPRARAELALGDSEVGSLPPHRRGVAWVPQDGALFPHLTALSNTAYGLRAQGVGRAEARRQAQEWLSRLGVGHLAHRRPGQLSGGQAGRVALARALAARPRLLLLDEPLAALDQTTRARVRHTLRDHLTGFGGVCMLVTHDPVEAVSLADRVLVLEDGRALQDAPPAQVTRHPRSPWVARMLGRNALPGTGGGGSVLALDDGGTLVVADPVPEGGAVLAVIAPEAVALHRARPHGSPRNVRRGTVREITAVGSRLRVLVAAEPGGSAAEDDPAAGPAGGGPDLVAEITAEAAAELELADGAEVFTSVKATEITLVER